A part of Streptomyces sp. NBC_01210 genomic DNA contains:
- a CDS encoding bifunctional 3'-5' exonuclease/DNA polymerase translates to MSERWALAAAEGDGARLVALGPDGLPAGHVQEEPDLVEAVRSRPEVGRWVWRSTAEIYPRLLAAGVRVERCYDIEDAELLLLGHEGRLGEPRSAAAAWARLRNAPVPPDPPQRAAEPGSQSSLFEPQPVSVPLEALLEVYADQQRRHDAAEHPGRMRLLTAAESAGMLVAAEMNRSGLPWRADVHRALLHELLGERYAGGGEPRRLAELADEVSAAFGRRVRPDLPADVVKAFAQAGIKLKSTRRWELEELDHPAVKPLIEYKKLYRIWTAHGWGWLQDWVRDGRFRPEYLPGGTVSGRWTTNGGGALQIPKVIRRAVVADEGWRLVVADADQMEPRVLAAISRDPGLMDVAGHEGDLYAALSHRAFSGDRDHAKVALLGAIYGQTSGDGLKNLAMLRRRFPKAVAYVDEAARAGEEGRLVRTWLGRTSPRAAGSGDDDEAGIPQASEELPSTESEFTPGYASSNARARGRFTRNFVVQGSAADWALLMLAALRQSTAEIRAELVFFQHDEVIVHCPAEEAEDVAKAIRAAGELAGRIAFGETPVRFPFTTAVVQCYADAK, encoded by the coding sequence ATGAGCGAACGATGGGCTCTGGCGGCGGCGGAGGGTGACGGGGCGCGGCTCGTCGCCCTCGGCCCCGACGGTCTGCCCGCCGGGCACGTCCAGGAGGAGCCCGACCTGGTCGAGGCCGTCCGCTCCCGGCCGGAGGTCGGCAGGTGGGTCTGGCGCTCCACCGCCGAGATCTATCCGCGGCTGCTGGCGGCCGGGGTCCGGGTCGAGCGGTGTTACGACATCGAGGACGCGGAGCTGCTCCTGCTCGGCCACGAGGGCCGGCTCGGGGAGCCCCGTTCGGCGGCGGCAGCCTGGGCGCGGCTGCGCAACGCTCCCGTACCGCCCGATCCGCCGCAGCGCGCGGCCGAACCGGGCTCACAGTCCTCGCTTTTCGAGCCGCAGCCCGTGTCCGTTCCGCTGGAGGCTCTCCTCGAGGTCTACGCCGATCAGCAGCGAAGACACGATGCCGCCGAGCATCCGGGGCGGATGCGGCTGCTCACCGCGGCCGAGTCGGCCGGGATGCTGGTGGCCGCCGAGATGAACCGCTCGGGGCTGCCGTGGCGGGCGGACGTGCACCGGGCCCTGCTGCACGAGCTGCTGGGCGAGCGGTACGCGGGCGGCGGCGAGCCGCGCCGGCTGGCGGAGCTCGCGGACGAGGTGTCGGCCGCGTTCGGCCGTCGGGTGCGACCGGATCTGCCGGCGGATGTGGTGAAGGCGTTCGCGCAGGCCGGGATCAAGCTGAAGTCCACACGGCGCTGGGAGCTGGAGGAGCTCGACCATCCGGCCGTGAAGCCGCTGATCGAGTACAAGAAGCTGTACCGGATCTGGACGGCGCACGGCTGGGGCTGGCTCCAGGACTGGGTCCGTGACGGGCGGTTCCGGCCCGAGTATCTGCCCGGCGGCACGGTCTCGGGCCGCTGGACGACCAATGGCGGCGGGGCACTTCAGATCCCGAAGGTCATCCGGCGGGCAGTGGTCGCCGACGAGGGCTGGCGGCTGGTGGTCGCGGACGCCGACCAGATGGAGCCGCGCGTGCTGGCCGCGATCTCCCGCGACCCGGGCCTGATGGATGTGGCGGGACACGAGGGCGATCTGTACGCGGCCCTGTCCCACCGGGCGTTCTCCGGTGACCGCGACCACGCCAAGGTCGCGCTGCTCGGCGCGATCTACGGCCAGACGTCGGGCGACGGCCTGAAGAACCTGGCCATGCTGCGGCGCAGATTCCCGAAGGCCGTGGCATACGTCGACGAGGCGGCGCGGGCCGGCGAGGAGGGCCGGCTCGTACGGACCTGGCTGGGCCGGACCAGCCCGCGGGCGGCGGGCTCGGGCGACGACGACGAGGCGGGGATCCCGCAGGCGAGCGAGGAACTCCCATCCACAGAAAGCGAGTTCACGCCTGGATACGCCTCGTCGAACGCACGGGCGCGGGGCCGCTTCACCCGTAACTTCGTGGTGCAGGGCAGCGCGGCGGACTGGGCGCTGCTGATGCTGGCGGCGCTGCGGCAGTCCACTGCGGAGATACGGGCCGAGCTGGTGTTCTTCCAGCACGACGAGGTGATCGTGCACTGCCCGGCGGAGGAGGCGGAGGACGTCGCGAAGGCGATCCGGGCGGCCGGGGAGCTGGCCGGGCGGATCGCCTTCGGGGAGACGCCGGTGCGGTTTCCGTTCACGACGGCGGTGGTTCAGTGCTACGCGGATGCGAAGTGA
- a CDS encoding helix-turn-helix transcriptional regulator: protein MELTGSVPAAPALAAAYEVIRQPLGQILPRLSAILGTIVPHPAAAELSTNCAHSPFKTYGDSGSPAGRITAAELHPLVASVPAGQPWQGTAGIGGAEHPVLAVASDATPRGALLVLVRSEDSVLAASGTAVVQAMWDLVTSHRDRLATEATPGTLAQSRASAGERARVIAELTETHATALSGLLGVLRSRGMDDAAARTTAVELAVTALVELRAETERDQAVAEEPAGQAFARLADSLRPMLRYSPVRLELGAPDSSRPLAADVAHAARAVVRAVLLTVLEQDDVNRIHVGWHLTENELRATVRDDGPGELSTCTLGPHRVGERLEALGGRLDVDAVPGWGTTVTATIPLGAPETPRADPLASLGARELEVLTHLARGHRNRLIAQELHISESTVKFHVANILTKLGVASRGEASAVFHAVA from the coding sequence ATGGAACTCACCGGATCCGTGCCCGCCGCGCCCGCCCTGGCCGCCGCCTACGAGGTGATCCGGCAGCCGCTGGGCCAGATCCTGCCGCGGCTGTCCGCGATCCTGGGCACGATCGTCCCGCATCCGGCCGCCGCCGAGCTGTCGACGAACTGCGCGCACTCGCCGTTCAAGACGTACGGCGACAGCGGTTCGCCGGCCGGCCGGATCACCGCCGCCGAACTGCATCCGCTGGTCGCCTCGGTGCCCGCCGGGCAGCCCTGGCAGGGCACGGCCGGCATCGGCGGGGCCGAGCATCCGGTGCTCGCGGTGGCCAGCGACGCGACGCCGCGAGGGGCGCTGCTGGTCCTCGTACGGAGTGAGGACAGCGTCCTCGCCGCGTCCGGCACCGCCGTCGTACAGGCCATGTGGGACCTGGTGACCAGCCATCGCGACCGGCTCGCCACCGAGGCCACGCCGGGCACGCTCGCCCAGTCGCGGGCCTCCGCCGGGGAGCGGGCCAGGGTGATCGCCGAGCTGACCGAGACACATGCGACGGCGCTGTCGGGGCTGCTCGGCGTGTTGCGCAGCCGGGGTATGGACGACGCGGCCGCCCGCACAACAGCCGTCGAGCTGGCCGTCACCGCGCTGGTCGAACTGCGCGCCGAGACGGAACGGGACCAGGCGGTCGCCGAGGAACCCGCGGGGCAGGCCTTCGCCCGGCTCGCGGACTCGCTGCGGCCGATGCTGCGCTACAGCCCCGTCCGACTGGAGCTGGGCGCGCCCGACAGCAGCCGGCCGCTGGCCGCCGATGTCGCGCACGCGGCGCGCGCGGTCGTACGGGCGGTGCTGCTGACCGTCCTCGAGCAGGACGATGTGAACCGGATCCATGTCGGCTGGCATCTCACCGAGAACGAGCTGCGCGCGACGGTACGGGACGACGGCCCCGGCGAGCTCTCCACCTGCACGCTCGGCCCGCACCGGGTCGGCGAGCGGCTCGAAGCGCTGGGCGGGCGGCTGGACGTGGACGCGGTGCCGGGCTGGGGCACCACGGTCACGGCGACGATCCCGCTCGGAGCGCCGGAGACCCCGCGCGCCGATCCGCTCGCCTCGCTGGGGGCACGGGAGCTGGAGGTACTGACGCATCTGGCCCGCGGGCACCGCAATCGCCTGATCGCGCAGGAGCTGCACATCAGTGAGTCGACGGTGAAGTTCCACGTCGCGAACATCCTGACCAAGCTGGGGGTGGCGTCGCGCGGCGAGGCGTCGGCGGTCTTCCACGCGGTGGCCTGA
- a CDS encoding NADP-dependent oxidoreductase encodes MEAIVFEEFGGPEVLSPAQAEEPHAGPGQVRVKVMAAGVNPLDYKIRYGWMEQQFPTALPAIPGVEFAGIVDEVGEGVTAAAVGDEVLGWSTTGAYAQYALAESFVPKPAGLDWAEAAALPVATETAQRVLDLLGVRSGETLLLHGAAGVVGVVAVQLAVAAGVTVIGTASPANHDSLRELGATPVAYGDGLVERVRAAAPQGVDAVFDAAGKDALPASVELRGGTTDRIITIADPDAAAHGVRFSAGGTEPPEIALAEHVRLAADGRIRIPVAEVFPLAEAAKAHALSETGHVRGKLVITPFEG; translated from the coding sequence ATGGAAGCGATCGTCTTCGAAGAGTTCGGCGGACCCGAGGTGCTGAGCCCGGCGCAGGCCGAGGAGCCGCACGCCGGTCCCGGCCAGGTGCGGGTGAAGGTCATGGCCGCGGGGGTCAACCCGCTCGACTACAAGATCCGTTACGGCTGGATGGAGCAGCAGTTCCCGACGGCCCTTCCCGCGATCCCGGGCGTGGAGTTCGCCGGGATCGTCGACGAGGTCGGCGAGGGTGTGACAGCCGCCGCGGTCGGCGACGAGGTGCTGGGCTGGTCCACCACCGGTGCGTATGCGCAGTACGCCCTGGCCGAGTCCTTCGTCCCCAAGCCGGCCGGACTGGACTGGGCGGAGGCCGCGGCCCTGCCGGTCGCGACCGAGACCGCCCAGCGGGTGCTCGATCTGCTCGGCGTGCGCAGCGGCGAGACGTTGCTGCTGCACGGGGCCGCGGGGGTGGTCGGCGTGGTGGCCGTCCAGCTCGCCGTGGCGGCCGGTGTGACGGTCATCGGCACGGCTTCTCCGGCCAACCACGACTCTCTGCGGGAGCTGGGCGCGACTCCGGTCGCGTACGGCGACGGTCTCGTCGAGCGCGTCCGCGCGGCCGCTCCCCAGGGTGTGGACGCCGTCTTCGACGCGGCGGGTAAGGACGCGCTGCCGGCCTCGGTCGAGCTGCGTGGCGGCACCACGGACCGGATCATCACGATCGCGGACCCGGACGCGGCCGCGCACGGAGTCCGCTTCTCGGCGGGCGGCACGGAGCCGCCGGAGATCGCTCTGGCGGAGCACGTCCGGCTGGCGGCCGACGGCAGGATCCGGATCCCGGTCGCGGAGGTCTTCCCGCTGGCGGAGGCGGCCAAGGCCCACGCGCTGAGCGAGACGGGCCATGTGCGCGGAAAGCTGGTGATCACTCCGTTCGAGGGGTGA
- a CDS encoding sugar O-acetyltransferase, which yields MGENKDRMLAGEWYLPDDPELGADTERRSALCAAYNANGGAAPGRRAEILAELLGSVGEDVRIRPPFQCDYGRYISIGDRTFINFNAVFLDAAPITVGADVQIGPNVQLLTPAHELDTERRRAGWERASPISIGDNVWLGGGVIVCPGVTIGENTVVGAGSVVTKDLPAGVLAVGNPARVVRTLTPTVTPRTE from the coding sequence ATGGGCGAGAACAAGGACCGCATGCTGGCCGGCGAGTGGTACCTCCCGGACGACCCCGAGCTGGGCGCGGACACCGAGCGGCGCTCCGCGCTCTGCGCCGCGTACAACGCGAACGGCGGCGCGGCCCCCGGCCGGCGCGCGGAGATCCTCGCCGAGCTGCTCGGCTCGGTGGGCGAGGACGTACGCATCCGGCCGCCGTTCCAGTGCGACTACGGCCGCTACATCTCCATCGGCGACCGTACGTTCATCAACTTCAACGCGGTCTTCCTGGACGCCGCTCCGATCACGGTCGGCGCGGACGTTCAGATCGGACCGAACGTCCAACTCCTGACCCCCGCACACGAGTTGGACACCGAACGACGCCGGGCAGGCTGGGAGAGGGCCTCCCCCATCAGCATCGGCGACAACGTCTGGCTGGGCGGCGGGGTGATCGTCTGCCCCGGCGTGACCATCGGCGAGAACACCGTGGTCGGCGCCGGCTCCGTGGTCACCAAGGACCTGCCGGCCGGGGTGCTCGCAGTGGGCAACCCGGCCCGCGTCGTCCGTACGCTCACCCCCACGGTCACCCCTCGAACGGAGTGA
- a CDS encoding lipoprotein has product MFELTQGWGIVVRGLMRGTAVGLVPAVLAMVVLTGCSSEPEPDRPAGGAKTAAKGGTESAGKGGTKRAEKGGTKSAAKGGAVGAAGSPCALPVSFDLAADWKPKAVKDDPEFGLPKQGLVTLVCEIDAKPAGNIGFLRVWTGGGSGDDARKALEAFVAAEAKSRDKVAYSATKAGQYAAAEVTYLNTNEFLDAPKKERALAFTTPRGVVVLHLGGLDSAEHEQMLPAYELAKKSVRSA; this is encoded by the coding sequence GTGTTCGAACTGACCCAGGGGTGGGGAATCGTTGTGCGAGGTCTGATGCGCGGCACAGCTGTGGGACTGGTCCCGGCGGTGCTGGCGATGGTGGTGCTGACCGGCTGTTCGTCGGAGCCCGAGCCGGACAGGCCGGCGGGCGGGGCGAAGACCGCCGCGAAGGGCGGGACGGAGAGTGCTGGGAAGGGCGGGACGAAGAGGGCCGAGAAGGGTGGGACGAAGAGTGCCGCGAAGGGCGGCGCGGTCGGAGCCGCGGGTTCGCCGTGCGCACTGCCCGTCTCGTTCGACCTCGCGGCGGACTGGAAGCCGAAGGCCGTCAAGGACGACCCGGAGTTCGGGCTGCCGAAGCAGGGCCTCGTCACTCTCGTCTGCGAGATCGACGCGAAGCCGGCCGGGAACATCGGCTTTCTCCGTGTCTGGACCGGCGGCGGCAGCGGCGACGATGCGCGCAAGGCGCTCGAAGCGTTTGTCGCGGCGGAGGCCAAGAGCCGTGACAAGGTCGCGTACAGCGCGACGAAGGCGGGCCAGTACGCCGCCGCCGAGGTGACCTACCTCAACACCAACGAGTTCCTGGACGCGCCGAAGAAGGAGCGGGCGCTCGCCTTCACGACCCCGCGGGGTGTGGTCGTCCTGCACCTCGGCGGACTGGACTCGGCGGAGCACGAGCAGATGCTCCCGGCCTACGAGCTGGCGAAGAAGAGCGTGCGCAGCGCCTGA
- a CDS encoding nitrilase-related carbon-nitrogen hydrolase: MRVALAQTDCALGEVDQNLLTAREQIEQAAAQGADLVVFPELSLHGYHLGALKRDTSVEARDPRLLELGTLGPDVVAGLHEHTRLRAYNTSAYYSGGELLHAHRKLYLPNYLAWEERKHVSPGQSVRAYDLPRGQGRAATLVCNDAWQPVLPWLAVQDGAEVIVVPTNSAASLDPEAMDTGLYWDTLLSYTARMLQCWVVFVNRVGSENGASFWGGSRVVDPRGAVVAQAPKWEPGLVTVDIDVHEARRQRRAVPLVAEARLGLIDREVRRLIDEGGDS, from the coding sequence ATGCGAGTGGCACTGGCACAGACCGACTGCGCACTGGGTGAGGTGGACCAGAATCTCCTGACGGCTCGCGAGCAGATCGAGCAGGCCGCCGCCCAGGGCGCGGACCTCGTCGTCTTCCCGGAGCTGAGCCTGCACGGCTACCACCTGGGTGCGCTCAAGCGGGACACCTCGGTGGAGGCGCGCGATCCGCGGCTGCTTGAGTTGGGGACGCTCGGCCCGGATGTGGTGGCCGGGTTGCACGAGCACACCCGGCTGCGGGCGTACAACACCTCCGCGTACTACAGCGGCGGTGAACTGCTGCACGCGCACCGGAAGTTGTACCTCCCCAACTATCTGGCGTGGGAGGAGCGCAAGCACGTCAGTCCGGGCCAGTCGGTGCGCGCGTACGACCTGCCGCGCGGCCAGGGCCGGGCCGCGACCCTCGTCTGCAACGACGCCTGGCAGCCGGTGCTGCCGTGGCTGGCCGTGCAGGACGGCGCCGAGGTCATCGTCGTGCCCACGAACAGCGCGGCCAGCCTCGATCCGGAGGCGATGGACACGGGCCTGTACTGGGACACGCTGCTGTCCTACACGGCACGGATGCTCCAGTGCTGGGTCGTCTTCGTGAACCGGGTGGGGAGCGAGAACGGTGCGTCGTTCTGGGGCGGGTCCCGCGTCGTGGACCCGCGCGGAGCCGTGGTGGCCCAGGCTCCCAAGTGGGAGCCCGGCCTGGTCACCGTCGACATCGACGTCCACGAGGCGCGCCGCCAGCGGCGGGCCGTGCCGCTGGTGGCGGAGGCGCGCCTCGGTCTGATCGACCGCGAGGTGCGGCGGCTGATCGACGAGGGCGGGGACAGCTAG
- a CDS encoding DUF6355 family natural product biosynthesis protein has protein sequence MRVRRSLLAAVGAAALVLGLPTAASAAPGPVAAMNPCGFYETSSDAHYNHCTSDGSHVVIEVEVFGPNYERCVAPGDTWLGSADKIQGAYYVGRTC, from the coding sequence ATGCGTGTTCGCCGTTCCCTGTTGGCCGCTGTCGGCGCTGCAGCTCTTGTCCTCGGTCTGCCCACTGCGGCATCCGCCGCTCCCGGCCCAGTGGCCGCGATGAACCCCTGCGGGTTCTACGAGACCAGCAGCGACGCCCACTACAACCACTGCACGAGCGACGGCTCACACGTAGTCATCGAGGTCGAGGTGTTCGGGCCCAACTACGAGCGCTGCGTGGCCCCCGGCGACACCTGGCTGGGATCGGCCGACAAGATCCAAGGTGCGTATTACGTCGGGCGCACCTGCTGA
- the rpmB gene encoding 50S ribosomal protein L28 — MSAHCQLTGAQPGFGNNISHSHRRTSRRFDPNIQPKRYWLPSEGRHVRLTLSARAIKTVDTIGIEAAVARIRARGVKV, encoded by the coding sequence GTGTCCGCGCACTGCCAGCTGACCGGCGCCCAGCCGGGCTTCGGCAACAACATCTCCCACTCGCACCGGCGCACGTCCCGCCGCTTCGACCCCAACATCCAGCCCAAGCGCTACTGGCTGCCGAGCGAGGGCCGCCATGTCCGGCTGACACTGAGCGCCCGTGCGATCAAGACCGTCGACACCATCGGCATCGAGGCGGCCGTGGCCCGGATCCGTGCCCGCGGGGTGAAGGTCTGA
- the rpmG gene encoding 50S ribosomal protein L33: MARNELRPIIKLRSTAGTGFTYVTRKNRRNDPDRMTLRKYDPVVGRHVDFREER, translated from the coding sequence ATGGCCCGCAACGAACTCCGCCCGATCATCAAGCTCCGCTCCACGGCAGGCACCGGCTTCACCTATGTGACCCGTAAGAACCGCCGTAACGACCCCGACCGCATGACGCTGCGCAAGTACGACCCGGTCGTCGGCCGGCATGTCGATTTCCGCGAAGAGCGCTGA
- a CDS encoding type B 50S ribosomal protein L31 has product MKPGIHPAYGPVVFRDKAADFAFLTRSTATSEKTVEWADGNTYPVIDVEISSASHPFYTGTARVLDTAGRVERFERRYGGRG; this is encoded by the coding sequence ATGAAGCCCGGAATCCATCCCGCGTACGGCCCAGTTGTCTTCCGCGACAAGGCGGCCGACTTCGCCTTCCTCACCCGCTCGACCGCCACCAGCGAGAAGACGGTGGAGTGGGCGGACGGCAACACCTATCCCGTCATCGATGTCGAGATCTCCTCGGCGAGCCACCCCTTCTATACGGGGACCGCGCGTGTGCTCGACACGGCCGGCCGCGTGGAGCGCTTCGAGCGGCGTTACGGAGGCCGGGGATGA
- a CDS encoding CobW family GTP-binding protein: MQLAVALVGGLHSDARKAAVERLLATVPGSVALHHDLSTAVQGTVVRTVRDARGVRDTGEAPLVNDCACCALREDLVPELERLADDGATLLAVVELWDSVEPKAMAEVVAAHGGERLVVTAVMTAVDPALLLPYLGNGDDLMDAGLAAATTDRRTVADTWARQLEYAPVLAVVDSEGPEGASDEDRALLAQLHPTARQVAVEGPDLAVAALAGFDVEAAAAAQHPACALLPQDADDCGVGTYVWHRSRPFHPERLYRALEDLTCAAARSRGRFWLADRPDTLLAWDAAGGALCVENAGPWLASLPDAAWELVPPVRRAAAALDWHPEHGDCCQHLVFTSPGLDRDGLEQLLESCLLTDAEYAAGREAWKRLPPAFDSLLEV; the protein is encoded by the coding sequence ATGCAGCTGGCCGTCGCGCTCGTCGGCGGGCTGCACTCCGACGCCCGTAAGGCCGCCGTGGAGCGGCTGCTGGCCACCGTGCCGGGCAGTGTCGCGCTCCACCACGACCTCTCGACTGCCGTACAGGGCACGGTCGTCCGAACCGTCCGCGACGCACGCGGCGTCCGCGACACCGGAGAGGCGCCGCTGGTCAACGACTGTGCCTGCTGCGCACTGCGCGAGGACCTGGTGCCCGAGCTGGAACGGCTCGCGGACGACGGAGCCACCCTGCTCGCGGTTGTGGAGCTCTGGGACTCGGTCGAGCCCAAGGCGATGGCTGAGGTCGTCGCGGCGCACGGCGGCGAACGGCTGGTCGTCACCGCGGTGATGACCGCCGTCGATCCGGCGCTGCTGCTGCCGTACCTCGGCAACGGCGACGACCTGATGGACGCCGGACTCGCGGCCGCCACCACCGACCGGCGCACCGTCGCCGACACCTGGGCCCGCCAGCTGGAGTACGCGCCGGTGCTCGCCGTCGTCGACAGTGAAGGGCCCGAGGGTGCTTCCGACGAGGACCGCGCACTGCTGGCGCAGCTGCATCCGACCGCCCGCCAAGTGGCTGTCGAAGGACCGGACTTGGCCGTCGCCGCGCTGGCCGGCTTCGATGTCGAGGCGGCCGCGGCCGCGCAGCATCCGGCCTGTGCGCTGCTGCCGCAGGACGCGGACGACTGTGGCGTCGGTACGTACGTCTGGCACCGCAGCCGCCCCTTCCACCCGGAGCGGCTCTACCGGGCGCTGGAGGACCTGACCTGCGCGGCGGCCCGCAGCCGCGGCCGGTTCTGGCTGGCCGACCGCCCGGACACCCTGCTGGCCTGGGATGCGGCGGGCGGCGCGCTCTGCGTGGAGAACGCGGGCCCCTGGCTCGCCTCGCTGCCGGACGCCGCCTGGGAGCTGGTGCCGCCGGTCCGCCGGGCCGCGGCCGCGCTGGACTGGCACCCCGAGCACGGTGACTGCTGCCAGCACCTGGTCTTCACCTCACCGGGCCTGGACCGCGACGGCCTGGAGCAACTTCTCGAATCCTGCCTGCTGACCGATGCCGAGTACGCCGCGGGCCGCGAGGCCTGGAAGCGGCTGCCGCCCGCCTTCGACTCCCTCCTGGAGGTCTGA